One window of the Takifugu rubripes chromosome 13, fTakRub1.2, whole genome shotgun sequence genome contains the following:
- the cnep1r1 gene encoding nuclear envelope phosphatase-regulatory subunit 1, whose amino-acid sequence MNSLEQAEDLKAFERRLTEYVSCLQPATGRWRMILIVVSVCTATGAWNWLIDPDTQKVSFFSSLWNHPFFTISCITLIALFFAGIHKRVVAPSIIAARCRTVLAEYNMSCDDTGKLILKPRPNIQ is encoded by the exons ATGAATTCCTTGGAACAGGCTGAAG ACCTCAAGGCTTTTGAGAGGAGATTAACGGAGTATGTTTCCTGTTTGCAAccggcaacaggcaggtggagaa tgattcttattgtggtgtctgtgtgtacggcTACTGGGGCTTGGAACTGGTTAATAGACCCTGATACACAAAAG gtctctttcttttcttcattgtggAATCATCCTTTCTTCACAATAAGCTGCATCACTCTCATAgccctcttctttgctgggatACACAAACGAGTTGTGGCACCATCAAT TATTGCTGCCCGTTGTCGGACAGTTTTAGCAGAATACAACATGTCCTGTGATGAT ACGGGGAAACTTATTCTCAAACCTCGACCAAACATCCAGTAA